A DNA window from Amycolatopsis sp. DSM 110486 contains the following coding sequences:
- a CDS encoding Pls/PosA family non-ribosomal peptide synthetase codes for MGNSHGVLTAEPADNLTTLAECERVFAEVLADIVGADHVPVDSHFFDDLGADSMVMARFCARVRKRPDLPSVSMPDVYKHPTIRSLAAALTSTTTDTATTPASQPATTLAECEQLFAEVLADIMGTDHVPVDSHFFDDLGADSMVMARFCARVRKRPDLPSVSMPDVYKHPTIRSLAAALTSTTTDTATTPASQPATTPAECEQLFAEVLADIMGTDHVPVDSHFFDDLGADSMVMARFCARIRKRPDLPSVSMPDTYKHPTIRSLAAALTTTTDTETAASQPATPAAPNEPPRHARNGKYVLCGTLQLLFLLGYPGLTAAVWVAGFKWVSASPNLVDVYLRSVAFGAAMFLGLCTLPILVKWVFVGRWKPQEIRVWSMAYVRFWLVKTLIQRNPMILFVGSPLYALYLRALGAEIGRGAVIFSRNLPACTDLLSIGDGAVIRKDSFFNGYRAHDGVIQTGAVSIGKDALVGEATVLDIRTSLGDGAQLGHSSALHAGQAIPAGERWVGAPAQRAEKTNQMAVSARDVGTGRRVVFSAVQLGNLLLLGLPLTFGIADFAIPQLPEFGPLLDSAPVSLTTWTFFRDALVVSAVVFFGAVLVGLVLVGTVPRVLNLFIKPDKVYPLYGFRYWVHRAIARTTNIRLFTTLFGGTSYIIYYLRWLGYSLRGVRQTGSNFGEMVKHDTPFLSAAGSGTMVADGLSIINADFSSTSFRLSHASIGPDNFLGNMIAYPPQSKAGENCLLATKVMVPLDGQVREGVGLLGAPSFEIPRSVKRDRQLDVTSADELRRGLRAKTIYNTISMALFLLVRWTFVLSLTVVYLAAINLLHFLGSLALAVALATAVVIVFTVAYNVLVDRLFRPLQALVPQGCSIYDRTFWRHERFWKVSSLTYVLAFNGTPLKNVIWRLLGMRVGRRVFDDGLRVPERSFTTIGENCTLNADTIVQCHSQEDGGFKSDRIAIGAGCTLGVGAFVHYGVTTGDRAVLATSSFLMKGEEMPPNALWGGNPATEMREHSVDLQVRKISIDDNGAAVLVRGG; via the coding sequence ATGGGAAACTCCCACGGCGTCCTGACCGCTGAGCCGGCTGACAATCTGACCACGCTCGCCGAATGCGAGCGGGTCTTTGCCGAGGTGCTCGCCGATATCGTGGGCGCCGACCACGTACCGGTCGACAGCCACTTTTTCGACGATCTCGGCGCGGACTCCATGGTGATGGCCCGCTTCTGCGCGCGGGTACGCAAGCGGCCCGACTTGCCGTCGGTGTCGATGCCGGACGTCTACAAGCATCCGACGATTCGGAGTCTTGCCGCAGCCCTCACGAGCACCACAACCGACACCGCAACCACGCCTGCCTCACAACCGGCAACCACGCTCGCCGAATGCGAGCAACTCTTCGCCGAAGTGCTCGCCGACATCATGGGCACCGACCACGTACCGGTCGACAGCCACTTTTTCGACGATCTCGGCGCCGACTCCATGGTCATGGCCCGCTTCTGCGCGCGGGTACGCAAACGGCCCGACTTGCCGTCGGTGTCGATGCCGGACGTCTACAAGCATCCGACGATTCGGAGTCTTGCCGCAGCCCTCACGAGCACCACAACCGACACCGCAACCACGCCAGCCTCACAACCGGCAACCACGCCCGCCGAATGCGAGCAACTCTTCGCCGAAGTGCTCGCCGACATCATGGGCACCGACCACGTACCGGTCGACAGCCACTTCTTCGACGACCTCGGCGCCGACTCCATGGTCATGGCCCGCTTCTGCGCACGCATACGCAAACGGCCCGACCTGCCCTCGGTATCCATGCCCGACACCTACAAGCACCCGACCATCCGAAGCCTCGCAGCGGCCCTCACCACCACAACCGACACCGAAACCGCCGCGTCGCAGCCGGCAACTCCGGCGGCTCCCAATGAGCCGCCGAGGCACGCCCGCAATGGCAAGTACGTCCTCTGCGGGACGTTGCAACTCCTGTTCCTCCTCGGCTACCCCGGCCTCACCGCGGCCGTCTGGGTGGCGGGTTTCAAGTGGGTCTCGGCCAGCCCGAACCTGGTCGACGTCTACCTGCGTTCGGTCGCGTTCGGCGCCGCGATGTTCCTCGGCCTGTGCACCCTTCCGATCCTCGTCAAGTGGGTGTTCGTCGGCCGGTGGAAGCCTCAGGAGATCCGGGTCTGGAGCATGGCGTACGTCCGCTTCTGGCTCGTCAAAACCCTGATCCAGCGCAACCCGATGATCTTGTTCGTCGGTTCACCGCTCTACGCGCTCTACCTGAGGGCACTGGGCGCGGAGATCGGGCGTGGCGCCGTCATCTTCTCCAGGAACCTGCCCGCGTGCACCGACCTGCTCAGCATCGGCGACGGCGCGGTGATCCGGAAGGACTCGTTCTTCAACGGCTACCGAGCCCACGATGGTGTCATCCAGACGGGCGCGGTGAGCATCGGCAAGGACGCGCTCGTCGGCGAGGCGACGGTGCTCGACATCCGGACCTCGCTCGGTGACGGGGCCCAGCTCGGACACTCGTCCGCGCTGCACGCGGGTCAGGCAATACCTGCTGGGGAGCGCTGGGTCGGCGCGCCTGCCCAGCGGGCCGAGAAGACGAACCAGATGGCGGTCTCAGCGCGCGACGTGGGCACAGGGCGGCGGGTGGTCTTCTCGGCCGTGCAGCTCGGGAACCTGCTCCTGCTGGGTCTGCCACTGACGTTCGGCATCGCGGACTTCGCGATCCCTCAGCTCCCGGAGTTCGGCCCCCTGCTGGACTCGGCACCGGTGTCGCTCACGACCTGGACGTTCTTCCGTGACGCGCTGGTCGTCTCCGCCGTGGTCTTCTTCGGCGCCGTGCTCGTCGGCCTCGTGCTTGTGGGAACGGTTCCGCGCGTGCTGAACCTCTTCATCAAGCCGGACAAGGTCTATCCGCTGTACGGATTCCGTTACTGGGTCCATCGCGCGATCGCCCGCACGACCAACATCAGATTATTCACAACTCTCTTCGGTGGAACCTCCTACATCATCTACTACCTCCGCTGGTTGGGCTACAGCCTTCGCGGCGTGCGGCAGACCGGTTCGAACTTCGGCGAAATGGTCAAGCACGACACCCCGTTCCTCAGCGCGGCCGGCAGCGGAACGATGGTCGCGGACGGGCTGTCCATCATCAATGCCGATTTCTCGAGCACTTCCTTCCGCTTGTCCCACGCGTCGATCGGACCGGACAACTTCCTGGGGAACATGATCGCCTACCCCCCGCAGAGCAAGGCGGGCGAGAACTGCCTTCTCGCGACGAAGGTCATGGTTCCTCTCGACGGACAGGTGCGGGAAGGCGTGGGCTTGCTCGGCGCGCCCAGTTTCGAGATCCCGCGGTCGGTCAAGCGCGACAGGCAGCTCGACGTGACCAGCGCGGACGAGCTGCGCCGCGGCCTCCGGGCCAAGACCATCTACAACACCATCAGCATGGCGCTGTTCCTGCTGGTGCGCTGGACCTTCGTCTTGTCCCTCACCGTGGTCTATCTGGCTGCGATCAACCTCTTGCACTTCCTGGGCTCGCTCGCACTCGCGGTCGCATTGGCCACCGCAGTGGTCATCGTTTTCACGGTCGCCTACAACGTCCTCGTCGACCGGCTGTTCCGGCCGCTGCAGGCCTTGGTGCCGCAGGGGTGCTCGATCTACGACCGCACCTTCTGGCGGCACGAACGCTTCTGGAAAGTGAGTTCCCTGACCTATGTCCTCGCCTTCAATGGCACCCCGCTCAAGAACGTGATCTGGCGGCTGCTGGGTATGCGGGTCGGCCGCCGGGTCTTCGACGACGGCCTCCGCGTGCCCGAGCGGAGTTTCACCACGATCGGTGAGAACTGCACCCTCAACGCGGACACCATCGTCCAGTGCCACTCGCAGGAGGACGGCGGGTTCAAGTCGGACCGCATCGCGATCGGTGCCGGCTGCACCCTCGGTGTCGGCGCGTTCGTCCACTATGGCGTGACGACGGGCGACCGCGCGGTGCTCGCCACCAGTTCTTTCCTCATGAAGGGCGAGGAAATGCCACCGAACGCACTGTGGGGCGGAAACCCCGCCACAGAGATGCGCGAGCACTCGGTCGATCTGCAGGTCCGAAAGATCAGCATCGATGACAACGGCGCCGCCGTGCTCGTCCGCGGTGGCTGA
- a CDS encoding VOC family protein — protein sequence MNTSAPLANLITLGARDLRALRDFYRALGWPQIMDDGEFVAFELRGIVLALFPLAKLARDGNTDPDPGTGGIRFTIGVMVDSADEVDRLTEQMRAAGARVTKEPVDAEFFTGRSAYLCDPEGNYFEIAWADMPDNPVVIATRRAAGT from the coding sequence ATGAACACATCCGCACCGCTGGCGAACCTCATCACTCTTGGTGCGCGTGATCTTCGCGCGCTGCGCGACTTCTACCGCGCGCTCGGCTGGCCGCAGATCATGGACGACGGCGAGTTCGTGGCCTTCGAGCTTCGCGGCATCGTGCTGGCCTTGTTCCCGCTCGCCAAGCTCGCACGCGACGGGAACACCGATCCCGACCCCGGCACAGGCGGCATCCGGTTCACGATCGGCGTGATGGTCGACAGCGCCGATGAGGTCGACCGGCTGACCGAGCAGATGCGCGCCGCCGGCGCTCGCGTGACCAAGGAACCCGTCGACGCGGAGTTTTTCACCGGGCGTTCGGCCTACCTCTGCGACCCGGAAGGCAACTACTTCGAGATCGCCTGGGCCGACATGCCGGACAACCCCGTCGTCATCGCGACGCGCCGAGCGGCCGGCACCTGA
- a CDS encoding response regulator: protein MIRSARADQNAFTGGCEPISPFARANEQSAQVSGRQNDRALPWNRETRIFSGHGPVLVVEDDGTIGEVLHTSLAQHGHEVAWHTCGRTALQDAAKQPCDLVLLDLDLSDVDGTEVSTRCVVRCRRA, encoded by the coding sequence GTGATCCGGTCGGCGCGTGCCGATCAAAACGCATTCACGGGCGGATGCGAACCGATTTCGCCGTTCGCGCGGGCAAACGAACAGTCCGCTCAGGTTAGCGGTAGGCAAAATGATCGCGCACTGCCCTGGAATCGGGAAACGCGGATATTCTCGGGGCATGGCCCGGTCCTTGTCGTCGAAGACGACGGCACTATCGGTGAGGTTCTGCACACGAGCCTGGCCCAGCACGGGCACGAGGTCGCGTGGCACACCTGTGGCCGCACGGCCTTGCAGGACGCGGCGAAACAGCCGTGCGACCTGGTCCTGCTCGATCTGGACCTGTCGGACGTGGACGGTACGGAGGTGTCCACGCGCTGCGTGGTGCGCTGCCGGCGTGCGTGA
- a CDS encoding TauD/TfdA family dioxygenase has product MSSSSSSLVDVDLQLGSVPMLQADATGDGPGWAAVHRDALRAVVAEHGAVLVRGLGLRDAAEVAAVFRGLATAGLMTEREAFAQRQTYAEGVYSSSKWPSNQPMCMHHEVSYRLEFPGLMLFACLSAPAKGGATGVAGSTAVLEALPGDLVERLEREGWMLVRNYNEEIGASLAEALGTEDRVAVESYCRANAIEFEWQPDGGLRTWQRRSAVVRHPATGRRCWFNQIAFLNEWTLDPEVREFLVDTYGAEGLPFTTRFGGGDPIGEDVVQLINEVYEAKTMREPWQAGDLMLVDNIGSAHSREPFTGPREVLVGMADPVRLADCSPTVEVNVG; this is encoded by the coding sequence ATGTCGTCCTCGTCATCATCGCTGGTGGACGTGGATCTGCAGCTCGGCAGCGTGCCGATGCTGCAGGCCGATGCCACCGGCGACGGGCCGGGCTGGGCGGCCGTGCACCGCGATGCCTTGCGCGCCGTCGTCGCCGAGCACGGTGCGGTCCTGGTCCGCGGTCTCGGGCTGCGCGATGCGGCCGAGGTCGCCGCGGTGTTCCGTGGGCTGGCCACCGCAGGCCTGATGACCGAGAGGGAGGCGTTCGCCCAGCGGCAGACCTACGCCGAGGGCGTGTACTCCTCGTCGAAGTGGCCATCGAACCAGCCGATGTGCATGCATCACGAAGTGAGCTACCGGCTCGAGTTTCCCGGCCTGATGTTGTTCGCGTGCCTGTCCGCGCCCGCCAAGGGTGGGGCAACCGGTGTGGCGGGCTCGACGGCCGTGCTCGAGGCGCTGCCCGGTGACCTCGTCGAGCGGCTCGAGCGGGAGGGCTGGATGCTCGTTCGCAACTACAACGAGGAGATCGGCGCGTCGCTCGCCGAGGCGTTGGGCACCGAGGATCGTGTCGCGGTCGAGAGCTACTGCCGCGCCAATGCCATCGAGTTCGAGTGGCAACCCGATGGAGGGCTGCGCACCTGGCAGCGCCGCAGCGCGGTGGTGCGGCACCCGGCCACCGGCCGGCGCTGCTGGTTCAACCAGATCGCCTTCCTCAACGAGTGGACGCTCGACCCCGAGGTGCGCGAGTTCCTGGTCGACACCTACGGCGCCGAGGGGCTGCCGTTCACCACCCGCTTCGGCGGCGGCGACCCGATCGGCGAGGACGTCGTGCAGCTGATCAACGAGGTGTACGAGGCCAAAACCATGCGGGAGCCCTGGCAGGCGGGCGATCTGATGCTCGTCGACAACATCGGCAGCGCACACAGCAGGGAGCCCTTCACCGGACCGCGCGAAGTACTGGTCGGGATGGCTGACCCGGTTCGCCTGGCCGACTGCTCGCCGACCGTCGAGGTCAACGTCGGATGA
- a CDS encoding C45 family peptidase, with amino-acid sequence MTGWDIPLIEISGGPRERGLAYGEAARPLIRASVDYYREGFHYSSALDWADVCERARAWRDPVAEVAPDLLTEIDAIAEGAGLRADEVFALNARGEIVRAHDSGFGPQEVDGCSSFALLAEATGDGHVYCGQNWDWRVGTARTVVMLRVVQPPKPTIIMQVEAGQIGRHGVNSAGIALNGNGLDGAFRTPLGLPQPFLRRMILDSAYLRDALRVPYDVHQHIATNLLFTARGGVAIDLETTPVTHRWGYPDNGILVHANHYQYGVPPEIAEGYRPSSVDSLYRVPVIERGLAGVRSAAGSDEVRATIRRTMSDHIGFPHAVCEHPDPRQPEVRHSMTMMSALADLTTGEYRVTGGNPCENEYTLLPWNINDGPGGDE; translated from the coding sequence ATGACAGGGTGGGACATCCCGCTCATCGAGATCAGCGGTGGGCCCCGGGAACGCGGCCTGGCCTACGGAGAGGCCGCCCGCCCCCTGATCCGGGCATCGGTGGACTACTACCGCGAGGGCTTCCACTACTCCTCCGCCCTGGACTGGGCGGACGTCTGCGAACGGGCCCGCGCCTGGCGCGATCCGGTGGCCGAGGTCGCCCCCGACTTGCTGACCGAGATCGACGCCATCGCCGAGGGCGCCGGCCTGCGGGCTGACGAGGTGTTCGCGCTCAACGCCCGCGGCGAGATCGTCCGGGCGCACGACAGCGGATTCGGCCCGCAGGAGGTCGACGGCTGCTCGTCCTTCGCCCTGCTTGCCGAGGCCACCGGCGACGGCCACGTCTACTGCGGCCAGAACTGGGACTGGCGCGTGGGAACGGCGCGGACCGTGGTGATGCTGCGCGTGGTGCAGCCGCCGAAACCGACGATCATCATGCAGGTCGAGGCCGGGCAGATCGGCCGGCACGGTGTCAACTCGGCGGGCATCGCGCTCAACGGCAACGGACTGGACGGCGCGTTCCGCACCCCGCTCGGGCTTCCCCAGCCCTTCCTGCGGCGGATGATCCTCGACAGTGCCTACCTGCGCGACGCCCTCCGAGTGCCCTACGACGTCCACCAGCACATCGCCACCAACCTGCTGTTCACCGCCCGCGGCGGGGTGGCGATCGACCTGGAGACCACCCCGGTGACCCATCGCTGGGGCTACCCGGACAACGGGATCCTGGTACACGCCAACCACTACCAGTACGGCGTGCCGCCGGAGATCGCGGAAGGCTACCGGCCCTCGTCGGTCGACTCGCTCTACCGCGTACCGGTCATCGAACGCGGGCTGGCCGGCGTCCGCAGCGCCGCCGGCTCCGACGAGGTCCGCGCGACGATCCGCCGGACGATGAGCGACCACATCGGCTTCCCGCACGCGGTGTGCGAACACCCCGACCCGCGACAGCCGGAAGTGCGGCACAGCATGACGATGATGTCTGCCCTGGCGGACCTGACCACCGGCGAATACCGTGTGACCGGCGGCAACCCCTGCGAGAACGAGTACACCCTGCTGCCCTGGAACATCAACGACGGCCCCGGCGGCGACGAATGA
- a CDS encoding J domain-containing protein, whose amino-acid sequence MNPSHPADLPDPHAVLGVAPGASTAEITAAYRRAVRECHPDTPHPDRERLAAVITAYRHLRDHLARQPTEPHQRPTPGHDIHVRVHPRTTPPEPDVRAGPVHRHPHRKAGDRDPLERGQGADAPTTQRWLRTSVTHPGEAQGSRVTRCRGPIPSSPRGWSRSTPVKRCGPPRGMATIAVATDVTVGPHTDSRETSPSRSPHPTAPRSR is encoded by the coding sequence ATGAACCCCTCCCACCCCGCAGACCTGCCCGACCCCCACGCGGTGCTCGGCGTGGCACCCGGCGCCAGCACCGCCGAGATCACCGCCGCCTACCGGCGCGCCGTGCGTGAGTGCCACCCCGACACACCACACCCGGACCGCGAACGACTCGCGGCCGTGATCACCGCCTACCGCCACCTCCGCGACCACCTCGCGCGGCAACCCACCGAACCGCACCAGCGCCCCACACCAGGCCACGACATCCACGTGCGCGTGCACCCCCGCACCACACCGCCAGAACCAGACGTGCGCGCCGGCCCCGTCCACCGCCACCCTCACCGAAAAGCTGGTGACCGTGATCCCCTCGAGCGCGGACAGGGAGCAGATGCGCCGACTACTCAACGTTGGCTGAGAACCTCCGTCACGCATCCAGGCGAGGCTCAAGGCTCGAGGGTTACCCGTTGCCGCGGGCCCATCCCGTCATCCCCGCGGGGATGGTCCAGGTCGACTCCGGTGAAGCGTTGCGGGCCGCCTCGCGGGATGGCCACTATCGCCGTGGCGACAGACGTCACCGTCGGACCGCATACTGACTCGAGAGAGACTTCGCCTTCGCGATCGCCTCATCCCACGGCACCACGAAGCCGTTGA
- a CDS encoding ANTAR domain-containing protein: MFVIHAAIALVGAQTEAHLHLAMESRGVNSMAKGILMQRRDVDATPAFRMFVDASQHGNMKLHEVAAWLVEHRRDL; encoded by the coding sequence ATGTTCGTCATCCACGCCGCGATCGCGCTCGTCGGTGCCCAAACCGAAGCTCACCTGCACCTTGCCATGGAAAGCCGGGGCGTGAACAGCATGGCAAAGGGCATACTCATGCAACGCCGCGATGTGGACGCCACACCCGCGTTCCGCATGTTCGTCGACGCGTCGCAGCACGGCAACATGAAGTTGCACGAGGTCGCCGCCTGGCTCGTTGAGCACCGCCGCGACCTGTGA
- a CDS encoding isocitrate/isopropylmalate dehydrogenase family protein: protein MRVGVLKGNGIGPEITEATKSVLEATGLPLEWQDIPIAEEAVALHGHPLPRAVVQALADVKVAIKAPLIVNKLEGRITCIQPDGSEETYPSLNNAIRRELGLFVNPRPVRGYRGVSGRHADLDLVVMREITEDVYIGLEHRIGDIAAEAIKLTTRQAATRVARYSFDYAREHGRGRVTCLHKANVLNYTDGLFLRCFREVAEEYPEIESDDMMIDAACYSIVRDPRRFDIICTTNQYGDIFSDLAAGLAGSLGLAPGMNIGDSVSVFEAAHGAAPDIAGKGIANPLALVLSGAELLALTGHHGEASAVRDAVDELVTVGSGLTPDLGGSATTAHVAETLAAGVRARIG from the coding sequence ATGCGAGTGGGTGTCCTCAAGGGCAACGGCATCGGGCCGGAGATCACCGAAGCGACCAAGAGCGTCCTCGAAGCCACGGGCCTGCCGCTGGAGTGGCAGGACATCCCGATCGCCGAAGAGGCGGTGGCTCTCCACGGGCATCCGTTGCCGCGTGCGGTGGTGCAGGCTCTGGCCGACGTCAAGGTGGCTATCAAGGCACCATTGATCGTGAACAAGCTCGAGGGCCGGATCACCTGTATCCAGCCCGACGGCTCGGAGGAGACCTACCCGTCGCTGAACAACGCCATCCGGCGTGAGCTCGGTCTGTTCGTCAACCCGCGCCCGGTCCGCGGCTACCGCGGGGTCTCCGGGCGGCACGCGGACCTCGACCTCGTCGTGATGCGCGAGATCACCGAGGACGTCTACATCGGGTTGGAACATCGAATCGGTGACATCGCGGCCGAAGCGATCAAGCTCACCACCCGGCAGGCCGCCACGCGCGTTGCTCGCTACTCGTTCGACTACGCGCGCGAGCACGGCCGCGGGCGAGTGACCTGCCTGCACAAGGCGAACGTTCTGAACTACACCGACGGCCTGTTCCTGCGCTGCTTCCGTGAGGTCGCCGAGGAGTATCCGGAGATCGAGTCGGACGACATGATGATCGACGCGGCGTGCTACTCCATCGTCCGGGACCCGCGGCGGTTCGACATCATCTGCACCACCAACCAGTACGGTGACATCTTCTCCGACCTCGCCGCCGGGTTGGCGGGCTCGCTGGGACTGGCACCGGGGATGAACATCGGCGACAGCGTCTCGGTCTTCGAGGCCGCGCACGGCGCCGCACCCGACATCGCCGGCAAGGGCATCGCCAACCCGCTCGCCCTCGTGCTGTCCGGGGCGGAGCTGCTGGCACTGACCGGGCACCACGGGGAGGCCAGCGCGGTACGCGATGCCGTGGACGAGCTGGTGACAGTGGGTTCCGGGCTCACCCCGGACCTGGGGGGAAGTGCGACGACGGCACATGTCGCTGAGACGCTCGCCGCGGGTGTGCGCGCCCGCATCGGCTAG
- a CDS encoding sugar phosphate isomerase/epimerase, translating to MKWSYPYGTPEVEADILGMRGDPEDVLTALAGLGYDGVELFVRDPTRIDLAALDAAVAAAGLAVTAIGTGPAVADDKLTFTDPHAAVRSAAVARTVSVIDLAAHYDSQVNIGKLRGRTRGHPDARRWMRECLLESAEHAARVGVTLTLEPQNGSVIDNLNTTQAGVEFVRELGHPNVALMVDIYHAQIEDRRPSLAYLIAGDQLRHVHFADSNRGAPGRGNIDFGLHVATLTALGYQGAVTFELDQRDDSLATAAEALAHLTTLDR from the coding sequence GTGAAGTGGTCCTACCCCTACGGCACGCCCGAGGTAGAAGCAGACATCCTGGGAATGCGTGGTGACCCGGAGGACGTGCTGACGGCCCTCGCCGGGCTGGGCTACGACGGGGTCGAGCTGTTCGTGCGCGATCCCACCCGCATCGACCTGGCCGCGCTCGACGCGGCGGTGGCCGCGGCAGGGCTGGCCGTGACCGCGATCGGCACCGGTCCCGCCGTGGCCGACGACAAGCTGACCTTCACCGACCCCCACGCGGCCGTCCGCTCGGCGGCGGTGGCGCGGACCGTGTCCGTGATCGATCTCGCCGCGCACTACGACAGTCAGGTGAACATCGGCAAGCTGCGTGGAAGGACCCGCGGTCATCCGGATGCGCGGCGATGGATGCGCGAGTGCCTCCTGGAAAGCGCGGAGCACGCGGCGCGGGTGGGGGTCACGCTCACGCTCGAGCCGCAGAACGGCTCGGTCATTGACAACCTCAACACCACCCAGGCCGGCGTCGAGTTCGTGCGGGAACTCGGTCACCCGAACGTCGCGCTGATGGTCGACATCTACCACGCGCAGATCGAGGACCGGCGACCGAGCCTCGCGTACCTGATCGCCGGCGACCAGCTGCGCCACGTGCACTTCGCCGACAGCAATCGCGGTGCGCCGGGACGGGGCAACATCGACTTCGGCCTGCACGTCGCGACCTTGACAGCACTGGGCTACCAGGGCGCAGTCACCTTCGAACTGGACCAGCGCGACGACAGCCTCGCCACCGCGGCGGAAGCGCTGGCCCACCTCACCACACTCGATCGCTGA
- a CDS encoding NACHT domain-containing NTPase, whose amino-acid sequence MRDALQRRLTHAPAAKLFTRRTVGARWLVFIDGLDEITEAETRKEVIAAIAHQVRRNPDQRLVITTRPLEGGELRRLEDAGVTKYSIPPFGPDELTDFAHAWFRAQDPLTAPDRAREFIRQVSDCKLSGLVRNPLLATIAAIVATLNPGRPLPDSRVDLYTTFMQHLLDRSVGGRDTLAELRRRLGHQPQRMRLIEWLDEHPSRPHRAPRGVPTQIGQLPKDHSRELGRGTANGSTGGKNAAGRPAGQPLGPARGHRDLRADRDRPAISAPFVRRVPGRPVRAREVSADPTNLENWISRGLEQSTQSFMLFTSLSGTGEATIFAHLPSPHAITSVPDPGAGGVIRRRRGRR is encoded by the coding sequence GTGCGGGACGCGCTGCAGCGCCGGCTCACCCATGCACCAGCGGCCAAACTGTTCACCCGGCGCACCGTGGGTGCCCGCTGGCTTGTGTTCATCGACGGCCTCGACGAAATCACCGAAGCCGAAACCCGGAAGGAAGTCATCGCGGCGATCGCGCATCAGGTCCGCCGGAACCCGGACCAACGACTGGTGATCACGACCCGGCCCCTTGAAGGCGGCGAGCTGAGGCGACTGGAAGACGCCGGCGTCACCAAGTACTCGATTCCGCCCTTCGGACCGGACGAGCTCACCGACTTCGCGCACGCCTGGTTCCGCGCTCAGGACCCGCTGACCGCGCCGGACCGGGCGCGCGAGTTCATCAGGCAGGTCAGCGACTGCAAGCTGAGTGGACTGGTCCGCAACCCGCTGCTCGCCACAATCGCCGCCATCGTCGCGACGCTGAACCCCGGCCGCCCGCTGCCGGACAGCCGAGTCGACCTCTACACCACGTTCATGCAGCACCTACTCGACCGCTCAGTCGGCGGTCGCGACACGCTCGCTGAACTTCGCCGCCGGCTCGGGCATCAACCGCAGCGGATGCGCTTGATCGAGTGGCTGGACGAGCACCCAAGTCGCCCTCATCGAGCACCTCGCGGAGTGCCGACTCAAATCGGACAGCTCCCTAAAGACCACAGCCGAGAATTGGGTCGAGGAACGGCAAACGGTTCTACCGGCGGGAAAAACGCTGCCGGACGGCCGGCAGGACAACCTCTCGGCCCTGCTCGCGGGCACCGGGATCTTCGTGCGGACCGAGACCGACCTGCAATTTCTGCACCATTCGTTCGCCGAGTTCCTGGCCGCCCGGTGCGCGCGCGGGAGGTGTCTGCGGATCCTACGAATCTGGAGAATTGGATCAGCCGGGGGTTGGAACAATCGACGCAATCCTTCATGTTGTTCACCTCGCTCTCTGGAACCGGGGAGGCCACGATCTTCGCTCACCTTCCTTCGCCGCACGCGATCACGTCCGTGCCGGACCCCGGTGCAGGCGGGGTCATTCGTCGCCGCCGGGGCCGTCGTTGA